A genomic window from Nosocomiicoccus massiliensis includes:
- a CDS encoding SpoIIE family protein phosphatase: MTYIDKLAKEYETILQLFIYENAVDEAIARCQTFSQNVIEIDTSPEEIVSLHIQMLNHLHINDGEEIKKSLEILEEVMISFGFTYRDYRAMLDQINHHDQELEVAASVQRTMLKSEIPIIDNSQLGAISVAAGKVNGDYFNILKQYDDKVGIAVADVIGSGIPASIAMAMLKFSLELSHLTYSPHRVLEKINDLVEKNINKNMFITMFYAVYDYKNFELTYASAGHEPALVYRYEDDIFETLDTRDLVLGVMQGVSYKESTVSLNDKDIIFIYTDGVSELRKHDGTFIDMEDVKNMIRDNRDEHPQDIVRNLYQQLTRMQDQTRKDDLTCILIKTLH, from the coding sequence TTGACCTACATTGATAAACTTGCAAAAGAATACGAAACGATACTACAACTATTCATTTATGAGAATGCAGTGGATGAAGCAATCGCACGATGCCAAACGTTCAGTCAAAATGTTATTGAAATAGACACTTCTCCTGAAGAAATTGTATCCTTACATATTCAAATGCTCAATCATTTACATATTAACGACGGTGAAGAAATAAAAAAGTCGTTAGAAATTCTTGAGGAAGTCATGATATCATTCGGATTTACGTACCGTGATTATCGAGCGATGCTCGATCAAATTAATCATCATGACCAAGAATTAGAAGTCGCTGCAAGTGTTCAGCGTACGATGTTAAAGTCAGAAATTCCAATTATCGATAACTCACAACTCGGTGCAATTAGTGTTGCTGCAGGAAAAGTAAACGGAGACTACTTTAACATATTAAAACAATATGACGATAAAGTAGGTATCGCAGTTGCAGACGTCATCGGTTCAGGTATCCCTGCATCTATTGCGATGGCGATGTTAAAGTTCTCTTTAGAACTTTCACATTTAACGTATAGCCCTCACCGTGTATTAGAGAAAATTAATGACTTAGTAGAAAAAAACATCAATAAAAATATGTTTATTACGATGTTTTATGCCGTTTATGATTATAAAAACTTTGAACTTACATACGCTAGTGCTGGTCACGAGCCCGCATTAGTATATCGATATGAAGACGACATTTTTGAAACTCTCGATACGAGAGATCTTGTCCTCGGTGTGATGCAAGGCGTTTCCTATAAAGAAAGTACAGTTTCACTTAATGATAAAGATATTATTTTCATTTACACTGATGGGGTCTCAGAATTAAGAAAGCACGACGGTACTTTTATAGATATGGAAGACGTTAAAAATATGATTCGCGATAATCGCGACGAACATCCGCAAGATATCGTCCGAAATCTATATCAGCAACTCACTCGTATGCAAGATCAGACTCGAAAAGATGATTTAACGTGTATTTTAATTAAGACGCTACATTAA
- a CDS encoding type II toxin-antitoxin system PemK/MazF family toxin has product MKRGEVYLADLSPVQGSEQGGKRPVVIIQNDTGNKFSPTLIVAAITGKIDKAKIPTHVEVNAEKYKFKTNSVILLEQIRTIDKTRLQEKLTYLDDEKMKEVDKAIQISLGLDDDSNKKQKKKHRKSK; this is encoded by the coding sequence ATGAAACGTGGAGAAGTATACCTAGCTGATCTTTCTCCAGTTCAAGGCTCTGAACAGGGCGGTAAACGCCCTGTTGTTATTATTCAAAATGATACGGGGAACAAGTTTTCACCGACGTTAATCGTCGCTGCGATTACTGGAAAAATTGATAAAGCAAAAATACCGACACACGTCGAAGTGAACGCTGAAAAGTATAAGTTTAAGACTAACTCGGTAATACTGCTAGAGCAAATTCGAACGATAGATAAGACTAGGTTACAAGAAAAACTTACATATTTAGATGATGAGAAAATGAAAGAAGTGGACAAGGCGATTCAAATCAGCCTTGGACTAGACGATGATTCAAACAAAAAGCAAAAGAAGAAACATCGTAAATCGAAGTAA
- the alr gene encoding alanine racemase, translating to MEDRFYRDAYVEVDLDRIYRNYLEVQRLHEDKTFIAVVKSNAYGHGAVRVSQFLEENGVDFFAVGTLDEAIELRMHGIKSKILILGIINPEHINKAIQHRIALTAPNLEWLEAALKHNTGEYDKNVWIHIKVNSHMNRYGTDDVEEIKEMIEKIEASDHFVYEGIFSHLALSASTSYGAQKEIDKFKTIVESVKRPQFVHVLNSAGSLLFDGEFTNAVRVGISLYGYYPSLMVKEKSQIPLNPALRLITQVVDTHELKKNDFVGYDETFIVDSDTKIATIPIGYGDGLLRKHTGYTVKVNGNNHPFVGRICMDAAMIEVDAKVGDEVIVIDNHYDSPQSLERFSEHVGTIPYESTNLLTRRLPRVYKQSGEIDVSNEILK from the coding sequence ATGGAAGATAGATTTTATCGAGATGCATACGTTGAAGTCGATTTAGACCGAATATACCGTAACTATTTAGAAGTTCAGCGACTACACGAAGATAAGACATTTATTGCTGTTGTGAAATCTAATGCATACGGACATGGCGCCGTAAGAGTAAGTCAATTTTTAGAAGAAAATGGGGTAGACTTTTTTGCGGTTGGAACACTCGATGAAGCGATTGAACTAAGAATGCACGGTATAAAATCTAAAATACTCATTCTTGGAATCATCAATCCAGAACATATAAATAAAGCAATCCAGCATCGCATCGCACTTACAGCTCCAAATTTAGAGTGGCTTGAAGCGGCATTAAAACATAATACCGGTGAATATGACAAAAACGTATGGATTCATATTAAAGTGAATAGCCATATGAATCGCTACGGTACAGATGATGTTGAAGAAATTAAAGAGATGATTGAAAAAATAGAAGCATCAGATCACTTCGTGTACGAAGGTATATTCTCTCATCTTGCACTTTCCGCATCGACGTCGTACGGTGCGCAAAAAGAAATTGACAAATTTAAAACAATTGTTGAATCAGTAAAACGCCCACAATTTGTGCACGTATTAAATTCAGCGGGCTCGTTACTGTTTGACGGTGAATTTACAAATGCAGTTCGAGTAGGGATTTCATTATATGGCTATTACCCAAGTTTAATGGTCAAAGAGAAATCGCAAATTCCACTTAATCCTGCGTTACGACTTATTACACAAGTTGTCGATACGCACGAATTAAAGAAAAACGATTTTGTCGGTTACGATGAGACGTTTATCGTCGATAGCGATACTAAAATCGCGACGATACCGATAGGTTACGGCGACGGCTTATTAAGAAAACATACAGGATATACTGTAAAAGTGAACGGCAACAATCATCCGTTTGTCGGACGTATTTGTATGGACGCTGCGATGATTGAAGTCGATGCTAAAGTTGGCGATGAAGTCATCGTTATTGATAACCATTACGATAGCCCACAATCACTTGAGCGCTTTAGTGAACATGTTGGTACAATACCATATGAATCGACAAATTTACTAACGAGACGACTACCACGCGTATACAAACAATCTGGTGAAATAGACGTATCCAATGAAATCTTAAAATAA
- the acpS gene encoding holo-ACP synthase: MKYMINGLGTDIIEIERIQSVNKDDRLARRILSDEELAKYMSIKNTERKLEYLAGRFAGKEAYAKALGTGIGALNFKHIEILNDDDGKPYIVNTNSLISISHSKQYATATVIIMSDN, translated from the coding sequence ATGAAGTACATGATTAATGGTCTCGGCACAGATATTATCGAAATTGAACGTATTCAATCAGTTAATAAAGACGACCGTTTGGCACGTCGTATTTTAAGTGATGAAGAACTCGCAAAGTATATGTCAATTAAAAATACCGAGAGAAAGCTTGAGTATTTAGCCGGGCGCTTTGCAGGGAAAGAAGCATACGCAAAGGCACTTGGAACAGGAATTGGCGCTTTAAACTTTAAACATATTGAGATTTTAAACGACGATGACGGAAAACCGTATATAGTAAATACAAATTCACTGATTTCAATATCCCACTCTAAACAATACGCGACAGCGACTGTCATTATAATGAGTGATAATTAA
- a CDS encoding PH domain-containing protein: MEKVSRKAINYWRIQAVFGLLVALVVIIICGVLAYFFDFLHIPAMIVGGIAGLFLLYELIYRMWVHPSLFYKYFEFKFTDEVLIVNDGIFNRKHTVIPLFRIQNVDVTEGPIMSKFGLKGISISTAGGGTYIPELEKDRADEIRTMIRSIVKDNRKREIAILKEDEVHD, translated from the coding sequence ATGGAGAAAGTATCTAGAAAAGCGATTAACTACTGGAGAATTCAAGCTGTATTCGGACTTCTAGTCGCACTCGTCGTTATTATAATTTGTGGTGTTCTAGCATATTTCTTTGACTTTCTACACATTCCAGCGATGATTGTCGGAGGAATTGCAGGACTTTTTCTTTTATATGAACTGATCTATAGAATGTGGGTTCACCCAAGTTTATTTTATAAGTATTTTGAATTTAAATTTACAGATGAAGTACTCATCGTTAACGATGGTATATTTAACCGTAAGCACACGGTAATTCCACTTTTTAGAATCCAAAATGTAGACGTGACAGAAGGTCCAATCATGAGTAAATTCGGCTTAAAAGGAATTAGTATATCGACAGCGGGTGGTGGCACGTATATCCCTGAATTAGAAAAGGATCGTGCCGATGAAATTCGTACGATGATTCGAAGTATCGTAAAAGATAACCGAAAAAGAGAAATAGCAATTCTTAAAGAGGATGAAGTACATGATTAA